From the genome of Pyxidicoccus trucidator:
TTCCTCCCGGGCTGAGGGATGCGATGGAGAGAGCGGCCCTGACCCAGGGTGTGCGCGTCTCGCTCGGGCTCTACGACGTGCTCCCAGGCCCGGGAGCGGCGTCGAGGTTCCTGGACCGCATGCTCGCCACGCTCCCCACGCTGCGCGAGAAGCTGGCGGGCACCTCGCGCGAGGAGCGCAACCAGGACCTTCAGAGCCGCTGGCTGGCCGCCGCGCTGGGCGAGAGGGACGAGGAGCCACCGGGGCTGTAGCCCAGCGAGACCTGGACGCTCCATCTGCGCGAAGTAGGATGCGCGCATGCTCAAGGTCTACGGCTTCTCGCGAGTGAACAAGATGGCGCGCGGCAAGACCCGCGACCTGCGCGTGCTGTGGGCGCTGGAGGAGATGGGGCTGCCGTACGAGGTCGTGGGGATGGATCATCCGCGGCACGACCTCGATACGCCCGCGTATCGCGCGCTCAATCCGTTCGGACAGATTCCGGTGATCGACGACGACGGCGTGGTCGTCACCGAGTCGGGCGCAATCCTGCTCTACCTCGCCCGCAAGAGCGGCAAGCTGATGCCGCGCGACCTCGCCGGCGAAGCGCAGGTGCTGCGCTGGTGCGTCGCGGCGCTGAACACGATCGAAGTCCCGATCCTGACCGCGTGGTTCGTCGACCTGAACGGCGGCAAGGGCACCCAGGCAAGCGATGCGCTTCACCAGTGGGGAGGCATGCGCCTGAAGCAGCTCGACGGCTGGCTCGCGGGCAGAGAGTTCGTCGCGACCGACGAGTTCACCGTCGCGGACCTCTTGATGACGCATGTGCTGGGCGCCGGCACCGACGAGAGTGTCGTCAAGGACCATCCAAACGTGCTCGCCTTCCAGAGGCGCTGCATCGCGCGCCCGGCCTGGAAGAAGGCGTTCGACGCCTACTGCGACCGCGTCGAAGCGGCCTGAGAGCGGGGCGCATCGTCATCACCGTCGGAGCGGAAGCAAGGCCACGCTCGAATACGCCGCGCGTTCAGCCGTGATGCCCAGGGTGGAGGATTCAGCGTCCTCAGGTCCGACGGACACGGTGCAATAAGCGGCGTTCAGGGCCTTGATGTCCAATCCCAGGGAGGCCTCGTTCGCATCGTTCACGACCGTGTCGGAGACGGTGCAGTACGCCGCCTGGGCCTGGCTCGCTTCGGTCCCCGACCACGCAGCGGCAGCAGCGTCCCCGAACTCCCGCTCATAGAGGGCGTGGGTCTGTTGTGCCAACGCGACGCGCTTTTCGAGGTAGGCCGCGGAGCGCAGGAGCCGTGGGGGCGCCTCGACTGCCATTCCGGCCCCGGGGCTCAGGATGAGTGCCTCTGCTGGGTGCGTGGCTCACCCTGGACTCCCGCGAGATGGAGGAGCGCCTCGGGACCGCCGCGCCGAGGCTCCCGCGCGACCCACCCCGGGTCAGGGCAATCCCAGTACACCGCGCAGCCCCAGTTATTGCCTTAAACCTGAGAAAAAGAGACTTCTCGTCGAGCCCCGGAGAGAAGCTGTGGACGGTGCCGAGCCCCTGGGGGCCGGCACCTTCACAACCAACGGAGGGGACTTGATGCGTACAGCAATCCTTTCACTGTGCATGCTCGCCTTGGGTACGGCGCGAGCTGCTGGAGCCGAGACACGGGCCGAGACACGGGCCGAGACACGAGCCGAGACACGGGCCCGCGAGCACCGGGAGCACGCCCGCAAGCCGCTGCCGGAGCCGGAGGACAGCCCGCTGTCCCAGCTCCCGGTGGACCCGCGCTTCCCGCAGTTCCAGGTGCGCAAGCCAACGCCGTCCGCCCCGGCGGAGCTGGTGGCGTCGGGCCCCGGCGACACACTGCGCTGGATTGCCCAGCACGGGACGACAGTCATTGACCAGGCCCAGGGAATCGCCGCCACGCAGGACGGCACGTACACGGTGGGCTACACCCAGGGCTCGTTCGACGGGCACCCCTTCCTGGGCCTGCGGGACTTCATCGTCGTCAAGCACGACACGGCCGGGGCGAAGCTCTGGTCCCGCCAGTACGGCACGGCGTCCTCCGACTACGCGGTGGGCGTGGCTACCTACACGGCGACCCGTCCGCACTCCATCTACGTGGCGGGCTACACCGGCGCCAGCCTCGATGGGCAGCCACACGCGGGCAACTTCGACCTGTTCGTCACCAGGCTGGATGAGAGTGGCAACAAGCTGTGGACGCGGCAGCTCGGCACGGCGGGCGTGGAGCAGACCACCGGCGTGGCCACGGACCAGGCCGGCAACGTCTACGTGACGGGCTACACCTCCGCCAGCCTCGACGGGCGGCCCCACGTGGGCGGGCAGGACCTCTTCCTGGTGAAGTACAGCGCGTCCGGGGTGAAGCAGTGGACGTTCCAGCACGGCACCAGCGTCAACGACCTCGCGCGCGCGGTGGCCACGGACATCCAGGGCAACATCTACGTCGCGGGCTACACGGCGGGCAGCCTCGACGGCAACCCCAGCGCGGGCAACTATGACCTGTTCCTCGTCAAGGTCAGCCCGGCCGGCGCGCGGCTGTGGACGCGGCAGATGGGCACCAGCGCGGCGGACACCCTCCAGGGGCTCGCCACCTCGCGCCGGCTGACGACCAGCGGCACCAGCGAGGTGGACGTCTACCTCGCGGGCTACACCCTGGGCTCCTTCGCCCCCCTCGTCAGCCAGGGCAGCTACGACAGCCTCGTCTTCAAGTACGACGCGGCCGGCACCCGGCAGTGGGTGCGGCAGATTGGCACCGCGGGCGCCGACTACGTGTATGGCCTGGCGTCGGACGGCGGAGCCAACCTCTACATCACCGGCACGACGAACTACGACCTGGACACCAACACCGCGGCCGGCAACAACAACGCCTTCCTGCGCAAGCTGCGCTCGGACGGCACGCTGCTGCTCACCCGCCAGCTCGGCTCCACCAATCCCACCACGCCCACCGCGCAGGACGACCTGGGCTTCGCGGTGGCCGCGGACACGTCGGACCGCGTCTACATCGCCGGCTACACGGAGGGCCAGTTCACCTCGACGGCCAGCGCGGGCGACAAGGACCTCTTCGTGGCGCAGTACTCGGACGGGTGCCAGGCCAGCGCGCCGGGCCAGTGCGGGCTGGGCTACGGCTGGGGAGACCCGCACCTGGTGACGTTCGACCGCGTGGCCTACGACTTCCAGGGGGCCGGCGAGTTCATCCTGGTGGAGAGCACTTCCGTGCCCTCGCCCTTCGTGGTGCAGGGGCGGATGGAGTCGTGGGTCGGCTCCACCCGACTGTCCGTCTTCACCGCCGTGGCCACGCAGGTGGGCACGGATCGCGTGGGCTTCTACCTGGGCTCGCAGCCGGTGAAGGTCAACGGCGTGGCGGTGACGCTGGCGGAGGGAGAACTGGTGACGCTGCCCTCCGGCGGCCGCCTCCACCGCGCGACGGCCAACAGCTACGTCGTCCTGTACCAGGGCCAGGAGCGGATGCGCGTGCAGTCCAACGGCGCCTATCTGGACCCGCACGTCACCCTGCCCGTGTCGCGACAGGGCGCGGTGCGCGGCCTGCTGGGCAACTTCAACGGCAACCGCAATGACGACTTCGCCCTGCGCGACGGCACGGCGCTGGTAGCCCCGCTGTCCTTCTCCCAGCTCTACACCAACTCCAACAGCATGGCGGCAAGCTGGCGCATCACCCCGGCGGAGTCGCTGTTCGACTACATCGGCTCGCAGACGAGCGCGTCCTTCGACCTCCCGGGCTTCCCCAGCGAGGCCACCTCCACCACACACCTCACGCCGGCCCAGTACGCGTCCGCGCAGGCGACGTGCCAGTCCGCGGGCGTGACGGGCGCGGCGCTGCTGGACGGCTGCATCCTGGACGTGGCCCTCACCGGCAACTCCACCTTCGCCACGGGCGCCTCCGCCACCCAGGCGCAGGACACGGCGAGCACCGGCGGCGGCAGCCCGCCCCAGCCCGCCGCGCAGACCGTCTACTCCTCCGGCTTCGAGGCCGGCGCGGGCGTCCAGTGGTCCACCACCGTCACCAGCAGCACGCCGCTGGGCGACCGGAACTTCCTCGGCGAGTTCGGGAACCAGACGGTGCGCCTGCACCTGACGGGCCTGCCCGCGCACACCAGCGTCACCGTCAGCTTCGACCTGCTCCTCCTCCAGGGGTGGGACGGTGACGGCCCCTCCGGCCCCAACACGTGGAGCGTGGCGGCCACCACCGCCGGCACGCTGCTGCACACCACCTTCTCGAACACCGGCAGCACGCAGTCCTACCCCGTGCCGGGCAGCAACGCCGGCACCGGCTCCCAGGGCTACGGCGACATGCTCTACCCGGACGGCGACTCGCGCTACGCGCTCAAGCTCACCTTCGCCCATACGTCCTCCGTGCTGGACGTGGACTTCGCCGCCGTCGGCCTGCAGGGCCTCACCAGCGAAGCCTGGGGACTCGACAACGTGCAGGTGCAGGTCAAGTAGCCACTCGCGGCACCATCGACATCATGAGGAACCCACACATGCGAAAGCTGAAGATTTCCACGGCGCTCCTCGTCGCGGCGCTGGGGACGGGATGCACCCGGACCGAAGAGACGCCCCCCGCGACCCCACCGGCCTCACCCGCCGTCCGGAGCTCGGCGCTCCAGGAGGAGCTGGCGCGGCTTCCTCCCCGGGTGGAGGAGCTGTTCATCACCCCGTACGACGCCCTGAGCTCCTCCACCCCCACCCTCCTGGAGGTCCGCTTCGTCGACGGCACCGACCTGCCCCAGGTCATCGACATCTTCCCGAGCGACTTCCAGCAGACGACGCTGCGGGATGACGGTCAGGACGGCGA
Proteins encoded in this window:
- a CDS encoding glutathione S-transferase family protein, which produces MLKVYGFSRVNKMARGKTRDLRVLWALEEMGLPYEVVGMDHPRHDLDTPAYRALNPFGQIPVIDDDGVVVTESGAILLYLARKSGKLMPRDLAGEAQVLRWCVAALNTIEVPILTAWFVDLNGGKGTQASDALHQWGGMRLKQLDGWLAGREFVATDEFTVADLLMTHVLGAGTDESVVKDHPNVLAFQRRCIARPAWKKAFDAYCDRVEAA
- a CDS encoding SBBP repeat-containing protein is translated as MRTAILSLCMLALGTARAAGAETRAETRAETRAETRAREHREHARKPLPEPEDSPLSQLPVDPRFPQFQVRKPTPSAPAELVASGPGDTLRWIAQHGTTVIDQAQGIAATQDGTYTVGYTQGSFDGHPFLGLRDFIVVKHDTAGAKLWSRQYGTASSDYAVGVATYTATRPHSIYVAGYTGASLDGQPHAGNFDLFVTRLDESGNKLWTRQLGTAGVEQTTGVATDQAGNVYVTGYTSASLDGRPHVGGQDLFLVKYSASGVKQWTFQHGTSVNDLARAVATDIQGNIYVAGYTAGSLDGNPSAGNYDLFLVKVSPAGARLWTRQMGTSAADTLQGLATSRRLTTSGTSEVDVYLAGYTLGSFAPLVSQGSYDSLVFKYDAAGTRQWVRQIGTAGADYVYGLASDGGANLYITGTTNYDLDTNTAAGNNNAFLRKLRSDGTLLLTRQLGSTNPTTPTAQDDLGFAVAADTSDRVYIAGYTEGQFTSTASAGDKDLFVAQYSDGCQASAPGQCGLGYGWGDPHLVTFDRVAYDFQGAGEFILVESTSVPSPFVVQGRMESWVGSTRLSVFTAVATQVGTDRVGFYLGSQPVKVNGVAVTLAEGELVTLPSGGRLHRATANSYVVLYQGQERMRVQSNGAYLDPHVTLPVSRQGAVRGLLGNFNGNRNDDFALRDGTALVAPLSFSQLYTNSNSMAASWRITPAESLFDYIGSQTSASFDLPGFPSEATSTTHLTPAQYASAQATCQSAGVTGAALLDGCILDVALTGNSTFATGASATQAQDTASTGGGSPPQPAAQTVYSSGFEAGAGVQWSTTVTSSTPLGDRNFLGEFGNQTVRLHLTGLPAHTSVTVSFDLLLLQGWDGDGPSGPNTWSVAATTAGTLLHTTFSNTGSTQSYPVPGSNAGTGSQGYGDMLYPDGDSRYALKLTFAHTSSVLDVDFAAVGLQGLTSEAWGLDNVQVQVK